Below is a window of Narcine bancroftii isolate sNarBan1 chromosome 13, sNarBan1.hap1, whole genome shotgun sequence DNA.
caaaacaggacgtcaagcgctgaagagctggctctgaatgggcaactaaagtggcatcgtctgcagagAGTagctcacggacaagtttctcttgtgtcttggtgtgagcttgcaggcgcctcagattattCCACAATAATTCAACAATTAATCGACAAAAGATGCCTGTTCGGCCATTCGAGGCTAGACCTACACCTACACACACCATGTCCCATAATTACTATAACCTTTCTGCACCTGAAGCTAATCATTTTGCATTTTCATTGTTATATTTCCGAACAGTTATTAATGCCCGAAACAAATCAGTTCCAGTATCTTTTTAAActgaaaaagaaaacacaaaacgctgagaaattttaaattaaatgaacGTTCGACTAGCAATGTACACTTCAACAGATATAAACATATATGACGTTGCAATATTCATAATATAAATACGAGTCAACACAACTGAAATTGCGGACATCTCGTCACTTTAAATATGTTTTCAATAACTGCCTTTTCAATATGATTTTGAAAACGACAAAACGAGATTATCTGGTTCACGTTTCATTTGTAAAGTTGCCCAGTTAACGTGAACAAATATTTGAATCCACTTTTCAGTTGCTCCCTGAATCTCCGCTGTGTCATGGCATAGATACACGTGTTGGTGCAAATACTGAGCATTCGCAACATGAACCCAAATTGCTGCAGGATATAGATCGGCGTGCTGAAATATTTGTCAGTGTAAAAATAGTTTTGCTTTTGCCATTTACTCGAATAGAGAACATGTGGCATCCAGAGTAAAATGAAATTGGCAGAAATCGCGAATAACAAAATCATGGACTTTCTCCGTTTCTCCACCTCGGGGTCCTTCGGGTTCTGACCGCTGCACCGCAGTTCCCGCCGCACTCTGTTCGCAGCGGTAATATATTTGACGGTTAATGCATTAAACAGCGCAATTAAACCAATTGGTAATAACGGGGtaataataataacaaataaCTCGTACGATGCCCAAGTTGGTGATGTTATATATTCAACCGTTGGACCGCAGCGCCGTGGATCCACTGCGAAGAACAATGGTACAGACACAGCAACGCTCCCTGCAGCAGCAGTCGATATCACCACGGTCGCGGTTCTCTCGGTGCAGTATTGTTTCCGCAGTTTCTCACAGCAGATGGCCATGTAGCGATCGAAAGTGAAAGCAACCGTGAACCAAACAGAACAGTGCGAGGCTACGAGCTGCAGGACAATGATCACAGCGCACAATggatatttgaacaagaaatatgcaaataaataaataaagttaatttGTTGCATTATAATAGCAAGGAGGACCACCAGCAGATCTGCTGTCGCCATCGCCACCAGGTAACGAGTGATGCATCTGGAGAGGCCACAATTCCCGCGTGACAGGATCACGATTGCCGTCATGTTAACTgaaatcaattataaatgcagttatttacttcaaaatatatTCACTCATCAAATGGATATTGTGTGTAAATATCCTAAATGAGATACCGCCTGGGGTTGTGAGGGAATATGTAATTGAaactttgggagataaattgggaagttagagtaggttacatacatacaaacactttcaaACTGTTCCAGACCTGGAACCAcgtttctgcaaagtgctcaatTAAATGTCACTCAtgggttttgtttacctcaagaaaacagcttgaccaagaagacaaactgagaagagagagagagagagagagagagagagagagagagagagagagagagagagagaggtaaacatttacctttcgagcaccaaagacaGGGGAATGTTATTCATGTTAAATCCTGcacacattataagaattgcctgcaatcagataattcggagaaatgagaagtgagattgaactgtaaaccaCAGAACCATTCTTATATTTACACTcatcacatacacatgcgctGAGAATTAGAAAGGCATTCAGTTGTGTTGAGTTAAGTtcatagaaataagttaaagtttgattctattttcatgtttaaagataattaaaagaatttttctttaagtaactacttgtcttcaTGAATAcacattgctgctgggttttggggtcctttgcgCTCGTAACAGGGTTACCGCCAGGGTAGAAACAAAGCTGCATGAATCGATATTGAATGTGGTCGCTGATCAGATTCATCCACTTCCCACACACAGAGAACCCCTCGTTACTTACACAGCAAGAGGTGGACGGTCTCAAAGGAAAGGAGACGTTGTTCCTGACTAAAATAAGGGCGGGTGATGTTGCTCAACGGTTAGTTGAGGGCTGGTGGAGCGGCCAAAGCACAGGAGCCCGCTGTCAAGATGGGATTCGGACAACCGCGTCAGCACTTGACTCAGCACCACATGGTTGCAGCGTCCAGTTCCGATAGGCTGggcagcagcagccaatcaggtGGAGCTCGGTAAACGACTACACCCGGAGATGAGAAAGGCTCACTGATTGGCTGCTACCCGTGTAGCACTAAACGATCATTCCCAGGCAGTGAATCGCAAAGGCACGCAGCCGCTCCAAAGGTGACCACTGACTGGTCCAATAGGCATCGTGGACCTGAAGAATGATCAGCCTGCAGTGAATGTAGTCTCGTTGATGCTGCCCAGCTCCTGAACATAGCTGCTGACGACCCCCGGATCTACTATGCTGTCACTGCCCTCGAGTAGGACACGACATCTCGTATTATCGATTTCCTCCGGGAAACCTCCGGAACAAGGGAAGTATCAGGACACTAAGGAGCTACTAACCCAGGATTTCGTGCTTTCAGGGCGCATGTATACTGCCCGTCTTCTGCACATGGGTGATTTGGGGAACAGGGCCCTGTCCGCCCTCTTGAGCCACATACTCGCCTTGAATGATGGCCATACCCTTTGTACTATATTCGAGCAAATTTTCCTGGAGAGTTTGCCCGAGGACATCATGCTACTCATATCCGAAGATGACTTTGCGGAAGCCAGAAATTTAGCCGTCAGAGCTGACGTGCTCAGGCTAGCCAAAAGCGAAGAGTGTGTGTTTTTTTGGACCACGTAGCCTCTTCAGGCTATGTGGCACTACCAGGAGGCCGTTCGACATATCCTCCAGTAAGTCTTGCTCTATGCCTGCAAATCCTGGTGAGCCGTATTGTTTCTACCATCAGCGATGGGGTGCTGAGGGCAATCGATGCCAATCACCCTGTAGTTTCTGGGGAAATGCCAACGTTGGCTGTCCTTGCTCCAGCAGCTGGCCTACACAACACCCTTCTGTCCGTCAGGAATACAGTGTCAGGCCGAGGCTTCCTGGTTGACATTGGGGCCATTGTTAGCATCCTAAACACCGATGCATGCCACCGCAAAGCAGGCCGCGGTTTAAGAGCTGCAATAACTATTGAATACGGACTCATGGCACCCATATTATCCCCCGCAGTTTCAGCAACCACCGCTTCACTTGGCAATTTTACTTAGCAGACGCCCACCAGCCTCTTCCCAGGGTGGAATTCCTGACGGACAACACTTTACACGTCGACATCAAGGGCCTCCAACTTGTACATGTAAAGATATTTCGGAACATTGCACTTGAAGACAAAAAACGGACCGTTTCCCACCTACACTCGGTGGCAAGTCAAAGTAGTGAATTTGTCAAGGTTCCAGCAATGTTCCCCTCTAAAGTGATGCCACACTTTAATCTACTGAGCCCGAACACGACGAAAGGCAGCACATCCCCCACGTCACGCCAGATGAACAAAACATCGCCAAGGACGTGATTTGTAATGGCGGAATTTGGCATTCTCCTCCACTCAAAAGTCCCTGGCTCTCACATGGCCCTAAGGACTCAGGGGGATGGAGACCATTCGGATATTGCCACCAGCTAAATTAAGCCACCACGCTGGATAGATATCCCGACCCACATGTTGAGGACTTTTCTGCAAACCTGTTGGGGCCAAGAAAATTTTCCAAAATCGACTTCCTCTGTGGCTATCATCGGATCCCCATCCACCCTAAGGATATTGCAAAGACAGTTAGAATTTCTCAGAATGTCCTTTGGCCTAATATAAATGTCATACAGTTCTTTCAAATGCTAAAGGATACTGTGGGCTGTGATTTGAAGTTTGTGTTCATCTCCCTCGATAACATTCTGATTTCAAGCCATGAAACTTGCCGCTTACAGCAGAGGGTTGAGCCACAGACTGAGTGAGTTTGGTCTGACAATGAATCCAACAACATTCCAGTTCAACAAAGACTCAATTGACGTTTTAAGTCACAGGATCGACCGCCACGGGGCCAAACCAATGCCGTACAAGGTCGAGGCTATTCGGGCATTCAC
It encodes the following:
- the LOC138748032 gene encoding probable G-protein coupled receptor 139 — encoded protein: MTAIVILSRGNCGLSRCITRYLVAMATADLLVVLLAIIMQQINFIYLFAYFLFKYPLCAVIIVLQLVASHCSVWFTVAFTFDRYMAICCEKLRKQYCTERTATVVISTAAAGSVAVSVPLFFAVDPRRCGPTVEYITSPTWASYELFVIIITPLLPIGLIALFNALTVKYITAANRVRRELRCSGQNPKDPEVEKRRKSMILLFAISANFILLWMPHVLYSSKWQKQNYFYTDKYFSTPIYILQQFGFMLRMLSICTNTCIYAMTQRRFREQLKSGFKYLFTLTGQLYK